ATTAAAAGTAAATAAGCTCACCAAATGAAAGTTTCCTTTCCTTTACCCTAGAAATTTCTTTCCACtatggattttttttctttcctcaaTCCACACCTTGAAGTGTGCATCTTTGTAAAGTTATTGTCCACTAAAAGCCCCTCATGAACACTTtgtataaaggcatttcttaagTATTCGATGGGAGTGGTAGTTTATTCTAGTTTTATCTAGGCGACACTTCTAACCCTCTATGGTAGGCTATTGAGCCTATATATATtgagtatttttctttttttcctttgtttttttgtttttacgTGTCGTGTTAAGAGACTTGGAAAGAGCACATCAGACATATCTTGAGCATATACATGACTTGATTGTTAGTGTGTTCTAGTTTTGCCAAGGCAACATTGAAAAtccatataaaaatttattaaaattaaaaaaaatattgttataTTTGTTAAAACATTAAATTTCTTGAAAGATTTCGTAATTATTCTTTGAAATGATTACTGAAAAAAAATACCGCGGCGGCTGTGTGATCGGGGTGCACGTCTAACGTGTCAACTAGCTAATGGGCGGCTTGCTTTCCTATATAAATAGCAAAATAGCTTTCGTTTATTATACTCGTACAATACCATAAAAAGCTAGTCATCTAATTATAGCCATTTCCGCCGCCACCGCCGTGTCCAGACCCAGACCCAGACCCAGACCCAGACCCATAGCTGGAGCCGGAGCCGGAGTCCCCACCTGATCCCTCACCGCCGCCACCTCCACCGCCGCCGCCACGACCGTAGCCACCACCATGTGCACCACCCGCGCCGGAGCCAGATCCAGATCCATAACCCTGACCGGACCCGGATCCCGACCCAACACCACCGCCCTCTCCTCCGCCGCCGCCACCTCCACCGCCGCTTCCCTTTCCGTATCCTCCGGCATTACCAGCCCCACCGCCCGCACCGTAACCCGATCCAGACCCTTGTCCGTAACCAGAGCCGGAGCCTACACCTCCCCCTTCTCCCCCACCGCCACCTCCGCCGCTGCCGCCGCCACCACCTTTCCCATACCCTCCGGCGCTTCCTCCTCCAACGCCTTCACCGTATCCCGACCCATAACCGCTGCCGGACCCAGAGCCAGAGCCACCGCCGCCTCCTTCTCCTCCGCCACCACCACCGCCGCCTCCTTTACCATACCCTCCGGCACTCCCTCCACCGACACCCACACCATATCCAGCGCCGGAGCCGGATTCATATCCGGAACCACTGCCAGCGCCTCCACctccgccgccgcctcctcctccacctccaccgCCGCCTCCTGCTGCAGCCCCGGTGAGCGATCTAGCTGCCAACGCAAGCTGGAAGCTCACAAGGGCGATGAAGACGACAGCCCAAGACTTAACGCGAGCTCTATTAGCCATTTCAGCTGCACGCTACTAGCTATGTTGCGGACGCAGGGGGAAGAAGGGCTATTTATAGGGCATCCATTCCCTTCATTGCTAACTAGTTAGTCACCAAATCAGAGGTCGCACTGTAGGTATACCGGAGTGTGATAATTAAGCTAGCAAAGTGGTGTGAAATTTGGACTTGCAATCACAAAGTGGAGATTAAATTAAATGGCTGCCTTGCTATCCCACAATTAGTTTCAATCACTGTCAAATCCATCCATCATGCAACTTGATCACCTTTATAATTATGTAACATTATGTAACAAAATGAATATGGACAATAAATTAGGGTTTACGCCAGTCACTAGATGCACTGACTGATCTGGTAGGTCAGGATTTGTAATTCACTTTTCGACTTtggcacttaagggcaatctagttAATTAGCTGATAAGTTAGCTAAGATAGATTTGTATATGTTCTGATCAAATATCATGAATTGTTAAGTCATCAGTTAACGAACAGACTAACGTGCGtgctgtgctctctggaaattaTCGGTAAAGAGGATGAGAGGACATGAAAAGTTCTTCAACAAAGAGTTAGAATAGTGTCGAGAGATCTTGACAGACCACTCCGATGCTCAAATTAGAGTTTGCTCGATGTATGAAactagaggaggaagaaaaagaaaaaagatagAGATTCATGAAGTCGAAGAGACTCCTTTTGTATTTACCTTCTCTAAGGTTTATATAGCTGTTAAAAGAGTATCTCTAACGTTGCATTCTCCTTCATCATTCTCGTTTGAGCCAATGAAGAGATCAGATCTAACAGTCGTTAGCTACCTCTTCATTCACCAAATGTCATGTGTTTGAAGAAGGGCATTAAGGAGGCTAGATCTGACAACCACTTAACCATCTATCCATTCATCCTGTGTCACTTTTTCTAGAATATTCATAGTCGTTGTTTGCATCTTTTGAGAAAAATGGCCTCATTGGTGAGGCAGTTATGATACCTCCTTCTCGACATGCCACTCACATGTTTTCAGTAGGCCCCGTAAAGTATGGGTCTGATCGAAGGACGAATAAGGAAATGACATTGATGTTAAGTGgtctttgttggtgcggttagcactaacggtctaactcagattttgatgaatgacaaaataggttaagttaattttgttggtgatctaacactctgaccgagtgtgcaggagaagcccagacaggtcgacgagctgaccggatgtctggcacgaagcccagctaggtcaacgggtctatcggatagctggtacgaagtccaaacgggtcgacgggctgaccggacgtttggcacgaagtccagctaggtcgacggactgaccggatagctggcgcaaagtctagacgggtcgaagggctgaccgggcgtttggcaggtaagtgaaggtaagtcactggaggggagtgactgtgaggacgcgttctcgagaagggaacttaggcgccgatccgacttagaaccattttagaactctaagtcgagatcgtgactagactccggtctcggaaagacggaatctaaatcATACTCTTTCTGTTTTGAattatgaactgtgctaataatctgttttgcaggagatatgactgcctcggactaacgtttttcttgcaggaaggaatctgctggaaaacagggtccgggcgcccgggaggtacccgggcggCCTGAGGtggaattttatccccaacgtcgctgtgtcacgtggagttcactggttggctcggctacgtcatggtcggggcgccctgaaggttccaggcaccccgaacctcctatataaggagggtcaaggctaaagctccaacaacaactctcaattcgatctctggtgctcctgcgacgctgcgaaagctcTCCGATAAAGTTCTAGTTCACTCTTTCTTTACTAATTGTCGgtttttatttttcctaattaattctGTACTTAGTCCTGTAATAATCTTTCAAATTAATTAGTGATTGACCAtcaaaagcacccttgtgtgcgggcctcagagtaggagtcgacacaggctccgaaccaagtaaatcgaactgTGTCAGCATTGTGCTTTTCGCTTATTCTTTTTCCACTGCGTAACTCTTTACGAAAGTAtttcgatattcccccccccccccccccctctatcgaacgatcacgatccaacagcCTTAAGTGTAGACAAAAGTTGATGACTGAGGCAGAGAAAAGGATGATGTCGGATCCTACGCTAAGGCAGGGAGAATGTTGGGATCCAAAATCGAGGCAGGGAGGATGTTGACGACTAAGGCTAAGTCATAGGTGATGTCAGGATCTGAGTCTGAACTAGACCGAGGGCTATGTCAGGATTTGATGCTGAGGCATGGATAATGTCAGGATTTGAGGCTGAGTAAGGGGCAATGGCGGGATCTGATGCTAGCTGAGGGATAGATGATATCGGGATCTGCGATTGAGATATGAAGGATGTCGGGATCTGGGGCCAAAACATAGATGAAATCGGTGGCTGGGACCAAGTTCGGGATAATATCGACAACTGAAGCTGGAGCGTAAATAATAGCTGACTTGTCCTTGTTCAAACTCGAATATTTTGGATGAGTGTATTAATGAGCGGGTTTGATTAGATTTGAGTCCCTTCTAGGCTGAGTTTGATATCCTACTAGTCATGTCTActccatcttgactttgactgacTGAGCATGACTTTGACCTCAGGAGACACGTGGGGACTATAAGATTCCACcacatcaatatatatatattatttaaaaaataattaatctgggtaaattaaaaagtatttatgatgagtagcTTAGAAGTCCAACATCTTTTAATTGTGAGTCTCATTTGAAAGTCTAAGAGACAACTggacacttttatatatatatatatatatatatataaaataaagtgAAGGATAATCTTCCCAGTTAGtgattaattaatataaattgtGCAACCGAgtgaggtatatatatatatatagccacGTTATAAGTGAAGGATAATCTTCCATGGAAGAAAGTTAGTGATTAATTAATATAGATTGTGCAACCGAGTGAGGTGCACTGACTCATACGGGATAGGTGAGATGAAAGGAAATAATTGATATTTGGGAGCACTATCCACTGATATGTGATTCAAAGTAGAAAGCTCGTGTTAAGACAAAAACTATACAGAAAAAAGCTAATGTTGGAATTTTAAAAGGGCCATTGGATTCTGACATTCGAGAGTCCGAGAATGCATTCATATTGTTAATTAAAAAAGCAATCCATGAGGGAGAAGAAAAATGTGTCATATTTCTGATTGCTGGAAGGAAGAAGATGGGTGACAATGCAGCACTACGAGAGTCTCATGTTCCTGCATTTGATTCGATGCAGTACCTACCGCATGCCACTCTTTTTCGTTGGTATTTTTCCGGGGCATAAATTAAGCTGTAACAGCAAAAACAAAACAATACTACTATTCAAAACTAttgtataatatatatatatatatatatatatatatatatatatatatatatatatatatatatatatatatatatatatatatatatatatatatattaggataattttaaagttatttaaaagtattttgtGGATTCCAATATAATGTATTaaaatgcatttatttatttagatataaaattattttaaaaataaaggttattattatatatatagttattttttaaaaaaaaattaagttcaaaattctTTAGAAAATAAGTTTTGCATCAATCCTgaccaaaatatttttttctcagactttaaatttaaaatagatttaatttaggagaatttatttatgctttcaaataatcaaatgattttaaaacattaatcaaaattataattaatatttttaagttaatatatttttttaaaaactcctaaatttatataatttgtattatttttatatCTATTGCTTATTTTAAGTGATAtacatttcaaaaattttaaaagatataCATAAtaccttttaaaatttataattaatgtAGCAAGAATTTGTAAAACttgttatttattatttttaatgtgtAATCATGGTATTTTGATATTTATAATTGACACAGGAacttgaattagatttattacaAGAGTTTACTTAAGTACAAGTTTTTTTTGAGTAAACGTCATatgactattttttttattgaagacttttatttaaaattgaagtttttttttaaattttcttagtgTTATGGTCAAATATCGTAGATGATCAAATCACCAATCAACGAACGATCCAATTAATATGTTCTCCATAGATTGCTAGTGTAGTCGTGTAGATGATGAAGAAATCTGGAAACACACTTCAACATAGAGACTAGGGTCGGGGAGATCCCGACAAATCACTTTAACGCTCAATTTAAGATTTATTTGAGGTAATATACAGAAATCCTTTTCTATTATCTTCGTGAGTGTTTATATAACTGTTAGGAGAACATCTTTACGTCATTTGCTGTAGAGCATGCTCCTCCATCTGTTGGAAATCTAACCACTCAGATTAGTAATATAAGACAAAACGATCGAATTCCAAACATATTACACATCaattctaacaaaaaaaaaaaaaaaaaattctaacaacAATCTAACTATGACATTATACTTCGGAATGATTTCTGGTAAATAATTAACCACCAAAGCCATAAAGAGTCCATCTCTACCTCTTCAACGCATAGATGACATCCATGGTGGTGATGGTCTTCCTCTGGGTGCGCTCTGTGTAGGTCACAGTATCAGTGATCACATTCTCAAGGAAGATCTTGAGGACATCGCGTCTCCTCCTTAGATCAAGCCGCTGATGTGCTCCACGCCGCCCCTCCTTACTAGGCAATGGATCACTGACTTGGTGATACCCTGGATGTTGTTGTGAAGCACTTTGCGGTAGCACTTCATGCTACCCTTGCCCAATCCCTTGCCGCCCATCCCTCTTCTAGACATTGCCATCGAATCCAGCGTTCGATCTATTGATTTCTGCACAAATTCGAAGCCATGTTCCACAAATCAAACAAGAATTTGAAGTTGGAAAGCTGAGAAATGTTCGATTGAGTAAGAGAAATCAGGGATTTAGTGTGTACATGAAGGTTGCGAGATCTGTGAAACTTGGAGGAAGCATTGGATTTAGGACGGGTGCGAGCGGGTTTTTATATCAACAATAGGTCGATGTGTTGTGCTCCATAGGATAGAACAGGACAGATCCGATCGCCCAACTACAAGATCTACCCTCTAGCTAGTACACATATTCGACGGTTGGACCGTCGGATCTGCACGACCCCTAGGATTCAAGATAGATCCGACCGTCTAGCCACCTACCCTCTAGGACACATACCCGACAGCTAACCTGTCGAATCTGTGTGGCCCCATAGAGTTTACCTCCTCATTTCATCTCTGCTCGACGCTGAGCTCAAGACTTTGCCTTGCCTCATGGAAAAATGAAGTTTGGCCAGTAGTAGCGTAGGGTTAAGGATTGAAGAGGAAAAGGGGGAACAAGGAGTTTGGCGGAAGGGGAAGCTTATAAATATTAGTACCTTGAAttagttttgatataatcaaccgAGTTAAGGTAGACTCTTAatatttgatgccttgtgtctgagtgtgcagcgACTTAAGAActcaagaagtcgagtggaagacataGTAAGCGAGAAAGATGGCATAGGAAGGGAGTCGGCAGACTCGTTACATACGAGGGACGAGGAGCTAGAAAGAGTACACCTGTGGAACGAGAATGACCCATGCCACACAtcagagggacgagaagcaggagAGGAACCCTACTCAAGGAGAAGATCAGAATTGTGTTCAGGTGACCTCAACTCTAGAtgaccggagcatcacccacgcaAGTGAGTCCGAAAAGGGTCAACTTGGAAGTTGACTTGAAGTGTTGAAGACCCAAGGTGCCTCGGATGGCCAGATTCACTTCAGTCATAAAACGGACCTGAGGCACCTTGATAATTagtattttgatgtgatattttagctctcatacttaacatttttatcctctcattcatttaaatcttgcttaatattataatcatgagttaggatatatTTGTGAGTTTTTTTATACTCTCTCCCTAATTTTGGCATTATTTCATAATTTTGTAGGGAATTAGAGAAGAGACATGGACATGAGTCGAGTCAAACCGATTCGTTCAAAGCTATAGATCAAAAGCTGGTTCAATTTGAGAAtatttggttcaagtcaaatggaGAGTTGGGTTCATCTAACTCAATCAAGAAAGAGATCACCTTCTAATGGTTTCAACCTTAAACCCAATTCAATCCAATAGCCCACTCTTCAAACCCAATCCTCAAGCCCAATCTTGAAGCCCAATTTTATAGTCCAATGTTAATCTCTCTTATCAAATCCAGATCCAAACTTCTCATGAACGCAAAACTTAAGTCCAAAATCTGAAATCCATTAACCTTATCTCTTCTCCCGATTCCCACACATGGAAGGAAGGATCTCAggatctcctttcttcttcattttagGCCACGTGCCCTCCTTCTTGCGTCACCCCCTTCTatcttctcctttcttcctcctcACCATCGGTTGACAACCTCTTCCCTTACCTTCACTACCATCGGTCAGCCATCCGTTTccactcttctcttcttcttgattcCAAGCGACGACGGCAACGACACTCTTCAAGGCAGCAACAAGCTTCAATAGCGACACTGTTCAAGTTCAGCTCACTAGAGAGGTTTTTCTGGTGTTCTCCTCTACTTCCCTTGCTCCCTAGATTCCTTGCTAGAGCATCCACCTCGCCGGAGAGGTTTCATCGATGTGACCACCTTCCAACACTCTTCCAACACATTTACCTTCTGGGGTTCAAGTAGTAGAGCAAGAAGAAGTTTGGCAGTCCATTCACAACAAAAATATTCTGGTTTATCGACAAAATATACCGATAGAATATTATTTCTTCAGTATTTATTTGATATTaccaatgaaaattaattttcgtcagaaatcaaaaaaaaaattcgggATTTCCGATGGAATTATATTTCTATCGAGAATCCCCAACAGAATTCTATATTCCATCGGTAATTATAGACAGAAATACGATTCTGTTGGGAATTACCAACGGAAATACGATTCTATTGGAAATATTGAAATTATTAGGGCACCCATGCCCTTCCTTCCTCTCGTGAACCGATGTTTCTCTCCAGCGGCGCGACTTCTCTCCGACAGCATTTTCCCTAGGTAATCTTCTTCCCTCATTTTTTACCCCCTTTTTCGATCTTTGGTGCCTGTCGGTGTACATGTCGCCAGGCGCAGCGATGTGTCCAACCGCTAGCAATTGACTGGTGACTTTTTTCTTCTACCAGCCGCTTGTTGGCGGTTGTTTTCGGCCTCTAGCCGCATGCTAGCGGTGGTTTCCGGCCGCTAGCTATGTGCTGGCGGCTGTGTAGGCCACCAGCTGCGTGCTGGTGGCTGTGCAGGTCGCTAGCCCAGTGTTGGCGGTTGTGCAGGCCGCTAGCCACGTGCTGGCAGCTATGCAGGCCTCCAGCAACATGCTGGTGGCTGTGTAGGCCGCCAACTGCGTGCAAGTGGCTATACAAGCTGCCAGCACACGACTGGTGACATGTCTGACAACCAGCTACGTGCTTGCAGCATGTCCGCCCACCAGTCACATGCTGGCGGCGTGTCCAGCCGCTTCCCGCGTGTCCGACCGCCAATTGTTGGCCGTCGGCTGTTGGTTGTCGGACGCCACCCTGTTGGTAGCGTGGTTGTCCACCATCTGTTGGAAGCGGCTGGTCGCGTGGCTAACCACCACCTATTAGATGTGGCTGGCCGCGTGCTCAGCCACTAGCTCGTGGCCAGGAGTTTGTACTATTATCAACCTTTTgctaaatttctaattaattttagttaaacTTTTATTGTCattgtttttgtttaattttagctattttttgttttttattttatagtGTACTATATCTACTTCTCTtttacagccgaccccacctagtgggaaaagacttggttgttgttgttgttgttgtatttacTTCTCTTTTCCGGTTAGGCTACTCTCTTCATGTATAATTTTTAAACAATACATTTACATATATGTTATATTAAATAGTTGACATCTTGATGATGATTTGTAGATCAATAGTACATATACCTTTTATGGTGATTGTTATGTTTTATGGTAATTGTTATGATTGTGTAAATTTATGTCTTAGATAGTTAACATCTTGATTTTAATAATACGAGTATTAAACATGTTAAGTGATTAAGTTACATAGTTCTCGCCATATTAACCAATTTGGAGATGCACATGCTTGTGTAAGGGATGTAACTAAGTGCGAGCACCCTACGACAAGTGTTCTATTGAAATTTCAAATGAATAAGAATATTTAGTACCATATGAAAGaactaaaatttccttaattcctattTTATATTTgattgctttatttaagtttaaatcaaattgtacaagttaatattattctaaattatattctcattagatgacaatgtctatgaacaaagcttggatgtacaatcgattagaaaatggatttattagagatgattttattgcagaAGTTGGAGAGTTTATGAACTTTGCTAAGAGTCATCCAAAATAtatgaatggtgctgagttacgATGTCCGTGTAATAATTCAAAATATAGAAATAGAGCCTTCCGTGATAAGGATATCATGAAAGTACATAAATGTAGAAATGATTTTGTgtcaaattactataattggtacTTGTTGGTCCCctggcggtcggctagaggggggtaaatagcCTGAAAACATAAATAGTAGTAGAGAAGAACTAGAAGTGTAAGCACAGAAGTTGTTATAAGTGTTGTTCTGACTGTAGAAATCAGGACTACATTTATAGGTTTGAtatgggcgcctggaagggatctggGTGTATgggtgtggataaagttttatttgcGTCGTAACGAATTGCGACAGAATCTGTCtggataaatttttttattcggACGCCAGGAAAGGTTACAGGCGCTCGGACCGCCTTTACACAGGGGCACCTTCGCGAGGCGGCCCGGTTGAATCAAAccagtccgggcacctggagtagCTTCGGGAGCCCGGACTCCGGGCACCCGGGCCACAATCAACTTCAAATTGACTTTTCGTCTGGGTTTTTCGCTCCGGTttcgctcgcttgagtgatttcagtcatctagaatagggctcactcaaatctatttttcggccttctcgagcagtcttctgcttTGGTTTCTTGTCCCTTGGAAATGTCGCACGCCTCTTTCTCATTCGCCAGCATACTCTTcagcagcgcctcgtccctcagacgcaccaagcccgccAGCTCTCTCCTGTATCgtttttctcgctagctgcgtctttcgctcagcttcttgtactcctaagttcctgcacacttacacACAAGACATTAAAATAATAAcagaacttaacttaacttggttgatcacatcaaaatcatcacggggtacttacaatctccccatttttgatgtgaatcaacccaagttaagttagggttaaaacaagatattaaattaaagacattaaatgaaatgaaatagtaaatatgtaatattttatgaaaaatatacctcccctttaaacttaacttctaactctcccctttgatcatattaaaaataggggtttctTACTAAATTAAGTTGACATTAAAATCTAAGGAAtttatacttaaaaattaaaaccagtgacttacacttaggaaaatttttgaaaaatttatactcAAAATTCTGATTTTGTGATTAATAagcaattttaaacaaaaataagtctaaaaattattttacttgttgaaaaatttaaattttttttacaatggTTAATCTGACACATCTAAAACTGggataaaattttcataaaaataaaataaatttaagtagtaaataattatttaccatataaagataattttttcttaaaaatacaaaaaaaaatagttttgaggtttgaaaaaatcttgaaaattttcaGAATATAATAGAGTaagtattttttagaaaaaataaatttttgaaaattgagtatTCAAGAATCTTTAATATTAAAAGTtagtattttaataaaaaattcacagaaaattcaataacaataaaaaaaaattcataaaatttttCTTGAATAGAGAATGTGAtaaattttcatagaaaataGATTTTGTAAAAATAACTCTGTAAGATATTTTGAATTTACAAGATATAATATTTGaaagaaaattcataaaaaataataaaatggtGAAACAATGAAAATTTTTCAACAGATAAGAaataaaatcctattttgaaaaaattaataactaattaattttgaacagaAATTGTACGAAGAAATTTATTTTAGCGTACATTGGGGAATTAAAAgataaatattaaatcaaattgaaattagaaataGGCATGATTTaaactaagcatgattttggaacacAATATAGGATCCTTCCAACTGAgttaattaggtattttctagggatatatgtttttgttatttttttgatttgacccttgtgaaatttataataccaatttaatcctttatagtttcTAAAATTGAGCGGAAAAATCTAAACatgcaaaaaattttaaattttctatttaatcctttaaatttgtattttcaatttttaattttttaagatcctctattaagcaagattttgccaagattctttttatttctaaaatttccttttctaatttatcattttttgttttcaattttcaCATAGATTTAGACATTGATTTAATACCATAATATAGTTGATTAGGAGGTAAgaggtatacctcacttaccatgtcaaatCTGAAGCTTGATTCCCCCCTGCTTCACTCATTCATctaaagtcgctcccccttcatcaatactGGCTTCTGAGGTACTTTATTCTTTGTGACTAGCCAACAATGCTAGTCTGACATATGCTTCTATTTCTAACTTGGATGATGAGCTTTCGTCTaagtggccttgagattcttgtgcttgttttgcttgggcCTCTTATCTTTTCCCTTTTTGAGTTCTAGGCAATCCTCCTTTATGTGTCATTCTTTTTGACACTGGTAACGTCAAATcgttcttctatttcttggatctttcctattctgcatttctttaaatttgttagatctaaaaaaatttcttaaatttcctTACTATAAG
This window of the Zingiber officinale cultivar Zhangliang chromosome 3B, Zo_v1.1, whole genome shotgun sequence genome carries:
- the LOC121968607 gene encoding glycine-rich cell wall structural protein 2-like, which encodes MANRARVKSWAVVFIALVSFQLALAARSLTGAAAGGGGGGGGGGGGGGGGAGSGSGYESGSGAGYGVGVGGGSAGGYGKGGGGGGGGGEGGGGGSGSGSGSGYGSGYGEGVGGGSAGGYGKGGGGGSGGGGGGGEGGGVGSGSGYGQGSGSGYGAGGGAGNAGGYGKGSGGGGGGGGGEGGGVGSGSGSGQGYGSGSGSGAGGAHGGGYGRGGGGGGGGGEGSGGDSGSGSSYGSGSGSGSGSGHGGGGGNGYN